In Gemmatimonadales bacterium, a single window of DNA contains:
- a CDS encoding roadblock/LC7 domain-containing protein, producing the protein MPTISGLLDDLAARPGVLGVLVLSDDGLSVAQAGNDPAADELAAVGSAALRQLAQLGQSTRQGKLQIGVVEYESGRVVIHPVRDDASLLLLVRRDVNVGTLLFELSAEAEALSALL; encoded by the coding sequence ATGCCCACAATTTCAGGCCTCTTGGATGACCTGGCCGCGCGCCCCGGTGTGCTCGGCGTGCTGGTCTTGAGCGACGACGGTCTCTCGGTCGCCCAGGCCGGCAACGATCCCGCCGCCGATGAGCTGGCGGCGGTCGGTTCCGCCGCCCTGCGACAGCTCGCCCAGCTGGGTCAGAGCACCAGGCAGGGCAAGCTCCAGATCGGCGTCGTCGAGTACGAATCCGGCCGCGTGGTCATCCACCCCGTGCGGGATGACGCCTCGCTGCTCCTCCTCGTGCGCCGGGACGTGAACGTGGGCACCCTCCTCTTCGAACTCTCCGCGGAAGCCGAAGCGCTCTCCGCACTGCTCTGA